A genomic region of Chelmon rostratus isolate fCheRos1 chromosome 8, fCheRos1.pri, whole genome shotgun sequence contains the following coding sequences:
- the LOC121610859 gene encoding uncharacterized protein LOC121610859 codes for MEAKRQNAMADGFGRDLMNAGRFCFSCEQIFANRRCLEEHVCSAASFICSCGTEFAEYRDMLEHSTTHEPGHQVLDHETIRKRRIEKRIEEEKQLKRLQTGEVVWKTPKSDSVSSISLPAKHMLQVPITAARMPQVPMQSAQFSQVPQLYPPVSQASFLPNPVSSTIDMKNIFAGVGAPTVDLWTLYQPVVLLQTVRKFNKKKTYICGKCGQCFMTKTSLIFHHSSHVTDKISGCIGCGLLLSSKKLVPRYHVCNSTNNPTKFKLITARPLKPNQAGTGRNWDSLAGGRQATSFQRLKSQNLSPATKCIQAPRITTTPQLKNLNIRTYNQSNQGLHVTPSLLLKSQNPSASNPYVTVPLPMKSQSPNPNANKSSRRFPVTPSNQLKTPIKSASGVLSIPTKTSSASAGFTCRVCHIPFETAQLLQRHKCIKAQEFMAQHVRGGKQHYKLKKMTPVAGPNPAQMNGERRLGVPSSVNFKKSQVMAVDLTKGQAAVPLNGKTGVDVDKDCYIVESGPDKPAEMIYQVTSSVPIKT; via the coding sequence ATGGAGGCAAAGAGGCAGAATGCTATGGCGGATGGCTTTGGCAGAGACTTGATGAATGCTGGTCGGTTTTGCTTCAGCTGtgagcagatatttgcaaatcGACGCTGCCTGGAGGAACATGTGTGTTCTGCTGCAAGTTTCATTTGCTCCTGTGGAACTGAGTTTGCTGAATACAGAGACATGCTGGAGCACAGCACTACACATGAACCGGGACACCAAGTGCTTGACCATGAAACGATAAGGAAGCGCAGAATTGAGAAGCGCATAgaagaggaaaagcagctgaaaagacTACAGACAGGTGAGGTTGTCTGGAAGACACCTAAATCGGACAGTGTGTCATCAATTTCTTTGCCAGCAAAGCACATGCTGCAAGTACCCATTACAGCTGCTCGCATGCCACAAGTTCCCATGCAGTCTGCACAGTTTTCACAAGTGCCTCAGTTGTACCCCCCTGTGTCACAAGCATCTTTTCTCCCAAATCCTGTTTCCTCTACAATAGACATGAAGAATATTTTTGCAGGTGTAGGTGCACCTACAGTGGATCTATGGACACTTTACCAGCCAGTTGTGTTGTTGCAAACTGTGCgcaaatttaacaaaaaaaaaacttacatttGTGGTAAATGTGGGCAGTGTTTTATGACAAAGACCTCTCTCATATTCCACCACAGCTCTCATGTCACAGATAAAATTTCTGGCTGTATAGGATGCGGGTTGCTGCTCTCCAGCAAGAAGTTAGTGCCCCGCTACCATGTTTGTAACTCAACCAATAATCCCACTAAATTCAAGCTCATCACTGCAAGACCGCTGAAGCCAAATCAAGCCGGTACAGGCAGGAATTGGGATTCACTAGCTGGAGGGCGCCAGGCCACTTCCTTTCAACGGTTGAAAAGTCAGAATCTCAGTCCAGCCACTAAATGCATTCAGGCACCTCGCATCACTACGACCCCGCAGCTGAAAAATTTGAATATCAGAACATACAACCAAAGCAATCAGGGGCTTCATGTCACTCCGTCCCTGCTGTTGAAGAGTCAAAATCCCAGTGCATCCAATCCCTATGTCACTGTCCCCCTTCCGATGAAGAGCCAGAGTCCAAATCCTAATGCTAACAAAAGCAGTCGCAGGTTTCCTGTCACTCCCTCCAACCAGTTGAAGACACCCATAAAATCTGCATCAGGTGTATTGAGCATACCAACAAAGACATCCTCTGCATCAGCAGGGTTCACGTGCCGAGTCTGTCATATTCCTTTTGAAACCGCTCAGCTGCTTCAGAGGCACAAGTGCATCAAAGCACAGGAGTTTATGGCACAGCATGTGCGAGGTGGCAAACAGCATTACAAACTAAAAAAGATGACACCAGTGGCAGGCCCAAATCCCGCTCAGATGAATGGTGAAAGAAGACTTGGGGTTCCATCTTCTGTTAACTTCAAGAAAAGCCAAGTCATGGCTGTGGATCTGACTAAAGGGCAAGCGGCAGTTCCTTTGAATGGGAAAACAGGAGTGGATGTGGACAAAGACTGTTACATTGTTGAAAGCGGACCAGACAAACCTGCTGAGATGATTTACCAAGTAACCTCATCTGTGCCTATTAAGACTTGA